From Psychrobacillus sp. FSL K6-2836, a single genomic window includes:
- the cax gene encoding calcium/proton exchanger: MDKFFAILVFAGVPLVLAGAFLNWSDMVMFILCCASIIGLSGYIGRATESLAIVSGPRIGGLLNATFGNAVELIISIFTLKAGMVGIVLASLTGSVLGNLLLVLGLSFFAGGIKFKRQKFSVHDSRYNAGLLIFAVIIAFVIPEVFSMGMDSQKTLNLSIGIAVILIALYLAGLFFKLVTHRGVFASSDQPEKEKEVPEWTKGKSILILLLATVVVAFVSEQLVHTFEMLGEKFGWTELFIGVIIVAIVGNAAEHVSAITMAVKNKMDVSVEIAVGSTLQVAMFVAPILVIVSLFMPEPMSLVFTWPELVAMVTAALLVINLSNDGESNWFEGLTLFAAYLIMGIGFYLL, translated from the coding sequence ATGGATAAATTTTTTGCTATTCTTGTTTTTGCGGGAGTGCCATTAGTTCTGGCAGGTGCATTTCTCAATTGGTCGGATATGGTTATGTTCATTCTTTGTTGTGCAAGCATTATTGGTCTTTCAGGATACATAGGGCGTGCTACAGAAAGTCTTGCAATTGTGAGTGGACCAAGAATTGGGGGATTGTTAAACGCTACCTTTGGAAACGCAGTTGAACTTATTATTTCTATTTTTACGTTAAAGGCAGGTATGGTTGGAATCGTTTTAGCTTCTCTGACGGGATCCGTTCTTGGAAACTTACTACTTGTACTTGGGCTTTCATTTTTTGCTGGTGGTATCAAGTTTAAACGTCAAAAATTCAGTGTTCATGATTCCAGATATAATGCAGGGTTGCTTATTTTTGCTGTTATTATTGCGTTTGTAATTCCTGAAGTATTTTCAATGGGGATGGATTCGCAAAAAACGTTGAACTTGAGCATTGGAATTGCCGTTATTTTAATAGCACTATATCTTGCGGGCTTATTTTTCAAACTGGTAACACATCGAGGGGTTTTCGCATCTTCGGACCAACCAGAAAAGGAGAAAGAAGTGCCGGAATGGACAAAAGGTAAATCTATTTTAATACTTCTATTAGCAACTGTAGTGGTCGCTTTTGTGTCGGAACAATTAGTCCATACATTTGAAATGCTTGGCGAGAAGTTTGGTTGGACAGAATTATTTATCGGGGTTATTATCGTAGCGATTGTTGGTAATGCAGCTGAACATGTTTCTGCCATTACTATGGCCGTAAAAAACAAAATGGATGTATCAGTGGAAATTGCAGTCGGTTCAACATTGCAAGTTGCCATGTTCGTAGCACCAATATTAGTTATTGTTTCTTTGTTTATGCCAGAACCAATGTCGCTCGTGTTCACATGGCCAGAACTGGTGGCAATGGTTACTGCCGCACTTCTAGTGATTAACCTTTCAAATGACGGGGAATCGAATTGGTTTGAAGGATTGACCCTTTTTGCCGCATACTTAATCATGGGAATCGGTTTTTATCTTCTGTAG
- a CDS encoding MarR family winged helix-turn-helix transcriptional regulator: MDFNSVSDNKSSEFLHSFWRVNRNLMRFVHNTAQENDLSIPQYSVLMIIAPRKEMTQKQLGEILQIPKSTLSQAVDGLVQTAWINRQPVQDNRREMHLILSEKGNALFEKISLQKGSIHHTIETIINTIDDKKFEELQNTLLHIADLLENEIITKENIHND, from the coding sequence ATGGATTTTAACAGTGTATCTGATAACAAATCATCGGAGTTTTTACATTCATTTTGGCGTGTGAACAGAAACCTAATGCGTTTTGTACATAATACTGCTCAAGAAAATGATCTATCGATTCCACAATATTCGGTATTAATGATTATTGCACCACGCAAAGAAATGACTCAAAAACAATTAGGGGAAATATTACAAATTCCGAAAAGTACTTTAAGTCAAGCCGTTGATGGCCTTGTTCAAACGGCATGGATCAATAGGCAGCCGGTTCAGGATAATCGAAGGGAGATGCATTTAATACTTAGCGAAAAAGGAAACGCATTGTTTGAAAAAATAAGTCTTCAAAAAGGAAGCATTCATCATACAATTGAAACCATTATAAACACCATTGACGACAAGAAATTTGAAGAGCTACAAAATACGCTCCTTCATATCGCTGATTTATTAGAAAATGAAATCATCACAAAGGAGAACATCCACAATGATTAA